One genomic region from Sphingobacterium multivorum encodes:
- a CDS encoding TonB-dependent receptor → MRKHLITSILLSTIGTSLTYAQNETTSALNGTVRAGNSPINGATIEAIHLPSGTKYVTSSRSDGRYNLPNMRIGGPYQITVTYLGHSPNIKQIEKLALGQSSTLDIQMQSASQVLDEAVVVGTRQGKVFNSGRTGAAQNISRTAIQNLPTLNRSFTDFVKLTPQFSMQYGNPSFAGRSNLANNFTIDGALFNNAFGLQGTIGSQTNSQPINMDAFEEISVNIAPYDVRQNGFTGAAINAVTRSGTNEVQGSLNYYFRNQNLVNKYNSAGLRAPVNNFSLKGYGFTVGGPIIKNKLFFFASGELERRTDPGTNFIASRGGNTGPNVSTVSAEKLDELANYLKSIGYNPGSYQDYPLDTRSDKFSVKLDYNIDQKNTLSAKYFYFRSYRDILPSNSGAPKNNRQPSNLGLPFSSAGYGINNNMDNVNLELRTRISSKYSNSLTVGYNVMNDYRESKGGQPFPLVDIMNPDGSSMTAFGYEPFTAFNSLKTKVFQATNNFNIYAGKHEITLGANFENYKTTNGFAPNYYGAYTFASLDDFYNSAKNNVSNATKYQIQYSVLPDGSFPYAEISARMFGLYAQDAFAVNNHFKLTAGLRADLTNISSPNELKNDNVTKLNFDQGEKIDVSKYPKSAILWSPRIGFNWNVNGTNQTQVRGGSGIFTGRPPLVWISNQAGNNGVMFGSESINNPTNRPFTPDVDAYRNVNHQTAANNSSYNLAVTDNKFKFMQLWRTNLAVDQKLPGGVIGTFEAMYSKDINSVYFRNVNLNTTDGQALVGADNRMRYSTPRIYGAAKPTPENPNISDAIVMSNTSKGYSYTLTGTLSKEFKGGFFANIGYTYTDSRSVNDGGSIAQSMWRDRYVSGNPNSADLSYSTYLVKNRFIANFSYRKEYLDHLGTTFSLFYQLQDGPRYSYTYGGDLNNDGLSGNDLIYIPNSKAEIALVGDNAQDTRTADQLWSQLNGYINQDNYLNAHRGQYAKRNGLVGKMIGTLDIRIAQDVFLNTSGKKHQLQITFDVFNFGNMINKSWGVAQFANKANGILNYKGLNAQGQPTFSFPYLDATNQIPLTNTFSNSVDETSRWRIQLGVRYRFNQ, encoded by the coding sequence ATGAGAAAACATTTGATTACCAGTATTTTGCTAAGCACAATCGGTACCTCACTTACCTATGCGCAAAATGAAACCACCTCTGCGCTGAATGGAACCGTCAGAGCGGGAAATTCGCCAATCAATGGGGCGACAATCGAAGCCATACATTTGCCCTCCGGGACAAAGTACGTTACTTCATCACGAAGTGACGGTCGCTATAATCTCCCCAATATGAGAATCGGTGGCCCTTATCAAATCACGGTAACTTATCTTGGGCATTCACCCAATATCAAGCAGATCGAGAAACTGGCTTTGGGACAAAGCTCAACATTAGATATTCAGATGCAGTCCGCATCGCAGGTATTGGATGAAGCTGTCGTTGTAGGTACGAGACAGGGCAAAGTCTTCAACTCCGGCCGAACAGGTGCTGCACAAAACATTTCCCGCACAGCGATTCAAAATCTACCTACACTCAATCGAAGCTTTACAGACTTTGTCAAACTGACCCCTCAATTTTCGATGCAGTACGGTAATCCTTCTTTTGCAGGAAGAAGCAACCTTGCCAATAACTTTACCATCGATGGCGCGCTATTTAACAACGCGTTTGGACTACAGGGAACCATCGGAAGCCAAACAAACTCGCAACCTATCAATATGGATGCCTTTGAGGAGATTTCAGTAAACATTGCTCCTTATGACGTAAGACAAAATGGTTTTACCGGTGCTGCAATCAATGCCGTAACAAGAAGTGGTACCAACGAAGTACAAGGTTCGTTAAATTATTATTTCAGAAATCAGAATTTAGTCAACAAATACAATTCGGCCGGACTAAGAGCACCAGTCAACAACTTCAGCTTAAAAGGCTATGGTTTTACCGTGGGGGGACCAATTATCAAAAACAAGCTATTCTTTTTTGCAAGCGGCGAGCTTGAGCGAAGAACAGACCCAGGAACAAATTTTATAGCTTCACGCGGAGGAAATACGGGGCCGAATGTTTCAACCGTATCTGCGGAGAAACTTGATGAGCTAGCCAACTACCTTAAATCGATCGGGTATAATCCTGGATCTTATCAAGATTACCCTTTGGATACACGCAGTGACAAATTTTCCGTTAAATTAGATTACAATATCGATCAAAAAAATACCTTAAGCGCTAAATATTTCTACTTTCGTTCCTATCGCGACATCTTACCGTCCAATAGCGGCGCGCCCAAAAATAATCGGCAACCGTCCAACCTTGGCCTACCTTTCAGCTCAGCAGGCTACGGTATAAACAACAACATGGACAATGTGAATTTAGAATTACGTACGCGTATCAGTAGCAAATATTCTAATTCATTGACCGTAGGCTACAATGTCATGAACGACTATAGAGAGTCGAAAGGTGGCCAACCATTTCCTTTGGTAGACATCATGAACCCCGACGGTAGTAGCATGACAGCATTTGGTTACGAACCATTTACAGCATTTAATAGCTTAAAGACGAAGGTATTCCAAGCAACCAACAACTTTAATATTTATGCCGGAAAGCATGAGATTACCTTGGGAGCCAATTTTGAAAATTACAAAACTACCAATGGATTTGCGCCGAACTATTATGGAGCCTATACATTTGCCAGTTTAGATGACTTCTACAACTCTGCAAAAAATAATGTTTCCAACGCAACCAAATACCAAATCCAATATTCTGTTTTACCTGATGGATCGTTTCCTTATGCAGAAATTTCAGCGCGTATGTTTGGTCTATATGCACAAGATGCCTTTGCTGTAAATAACCATTTTAAATTGACTGCTGGATTGAGAGCTGATTTGACAAACATTTCATCACCGAATGAATTGAAGAATGACAATGTAACCAAGTTAAATTTTGATCAAGGTGAAAAGATTGACGTCTCAAAATATCCAAAGAGTGCAATTCTTTGGTCGCCACGAATTGGATTTAATTGGAATGTCAATGGAACCAATCAAACGCAGGTACGTGGTGGATCAGGAATCTTTACGGGTCGACCACCGTTGGTGTGGATTTCTAATCAGGCCGGAAACAATGGTGTCATGTTTGGTTCTGAATCCATTAATAATCCTACAAACCGTCCATTTACACCTGATGTAGATGCTTATCGCAATGTAAACCACCAAACTGCAGCCAACAACTCGAGTTATAACTTGGCGGTAACGGATAATAAGTTCAAGTTTATGCAGCTTTGGAGAACGAATCTTGCCGTTGACCAAAAATTACCGGGCGGTGTTATTGGAACTTTTGAAGCCATGTATTCAAAAGATATCAATTCGGTCTACTTCCGTAATGTCAATCTAAATACAACGGACGGTCAAGCGTTGGTTGGTGCGGATAACCGTATGCGTTACAGTACTCCTCGTATTTATGGTGCTGCTAAACCTACTCCCGAAAACCCTAATATTTCGGACGCTATTGTCATGTCCAATACATCAAAAGGTTATAGTTATACCTTGACAGGAACATTGTCGAAAGAGTTCAAAGGTGGATTTTTTGCAAATATCGGTTATACCTATACAGATTCAAGATCTGTGAACGATGGAGGATCTATTGCTCAATCCATGTGGCGTGATCGCTATGTGTCGGGTAATCCAAATAGCGCTGACCTATCTTATTCAACTTATTTGGTTAAAAATAGATTTATTGCCAACTTCTCTTACCGTAAAGAATACCTGGATCATTTAGGAACGACATTCTCCTTATTTTATCAACTGCAGGACGGGCCTCGCTACTCTTATACTTATGGCGGTGACCTGAACAATGATGGTTTGTCGGGTAATGACTTGATCTACATTCCAAATAGTAAAGCTGAAATTGCACTTGTTGGCGACAATGCGCAAGACACTCGGACAGCTGATCAATTATGGTCTCAATTGAACGGATACATTAATCAGGACAATTACCTAAACGCACACAGAGGCCAATACGCGAAACGTAACGGATTGGTAGGAAAAATGATCGGAACACTGGATATTCGTATCGCGCAAGATGTGTTTTTAAATACCAGCGGTAAGAAACATCAATTGCAGATTACTTTTGATGTATTTAATTTCGGTAATATGATCAACAAAAGCTGGGGAGTTGCCCAATTTGCCAACAAAGCAAACGGTATCTTAAATTACAAAGGATTGAATGCGCAGGGACAGCCAACATTCTCCTTCCCTTATTTAGATGCTACCAATCAGATTCCACTGACCAATACATTCTCAAATAGTGTGGATGAAACTTCACGCTGGAGAATTCAGCTGGGTGTACGTTACCGATTCAACCAATAA
- a CDS encoding DUF4269 domain-containing protein, which translates to MKSGNDVQKKAYRLLTDYHITTLLDAYDPIVVGTIPIQLDVGGSDIDIILCVDDFDALEEMLSLNFSKHAHFRLRRPADRVIVCRFTIEGQLFEIYATDEATEIQNGYLHMLKEHEIIQLRGGQFAEQVRQLKRSGIKTEPAFCQLLGIEGDAYTELLKYNPADNTMNYE; encoded by the coding sequence TTGAAGTCTGGAAACGACGTGCAGAAAAAAGCCTATCGGTTATTGACTGATTATCACATTACTACTCTTCTTGATGCTTATGATCCGATTGTAGTTGGTACGATACCGATTCAGCTGGATGTGGGTGGGAGTGATATAGACATTATTCTGTGTGTCGACGATTTTGATGCTCTTGAAGAAATGCTGTCTCTTAATTTTTCGAAGCATGCACATTTTCGGTTACGGCGGCCGGCCGATCGCGTAATCGTCTGCCGTTTCACGATTGAAGGGCAGCTTTTTGAAATTTATGCAACGGATGAAGCAACTGAAATTCAGAATGGATACTTACATATGCTTAAAGAGCATGAAATTATTCAATTGAGGGGTGGACAATTCGCTGAACAGGTCAGACAGCTCAAGAGGAGTGGGATAAAAACTGAGCCTGCATTTTGTCAGCTATTGGGAATTGAAGGCGATGCATATACAGAACTTCTAAAGTATAATCCAGCAGATAACACGATGAACTATGAATGA
- a CDS encoding Crp/Fnr family transcriptional regulator gives MNPLIEQFKKYGYLNEAIEKAVENRTRYFFKKKGEHFLREGQHLSSYFVLSTGLLRAYFFKNGREMNSWFGEENQIFGSILPVYTEKPSFENIQLLEDSEIYAISVDDLNELYRIYPELNLIGRKIAEEVCIILEERIMSLHTESAVERYQSLIRLQPNLLNRINLGHIASYLGITQETLSRIRR, from the coding sequence ATGAATCCCCTAATTGAACAGTTCAAAAAATATGGCTATCTCAATGAAGCAATTGAGAAAGCGGTAGAAAATAGAACGCGTTATTTCTTTAAGAAAAAGGGCGAGCATTTTTTGAGAGAAGGGCAGCATTTATCAAGCTATTTTGTTTTAAGTACAGGATTACTACGAGCTTATTTTTTTAAAAACGGACGTGAAATGAACAGCTGGTTTGGTGAGGAAAACCAGATTTTTGGATCGATTTTACCCGTTTATACTGAAAAACCCTCTTTTGAAAATATTCAGCTTCTTGAAGATTCCGAGATCTATGCTATTTCTGTAGACGATTTAAATGAATTGTATAGAATTTATCCTGAACTAAATCTTATCGGTCGGAAGATTGCCGAGGAGGTTTGTATTATTCTTGAAGAACGGATTATGTCGCTGCATACCGAATCTGCAGTAGAACGATATCAATCGCTCATACGCTTACAGCCCAATTTGTTAAATAGAATTAATCTCGGTCATATTGCATCATATTTGGGGATTACACAAGAAACACTTAGTCGGATCCGGCGATAA